TActtgaagatcggaacgtttttcgctgaacgaaaataagaaaaaagaaatgaaaaggaaaaaatctactggatctagatttcgtaAACGTTTCGCACATTACCCGAAAATTACAAGCCACccccaactaccccttaagtcgCCATTAGACgcaaatttcatgaattattttcattttcgttgtgTGAAAatgttccgatcttcaggtacataactaataaagtttatttttaaagctcacaataatttatcaaattaaatttatcatttaattaaaaaattatttttcttctaacTAAATAATtgtggttttaaaaaaaatttaaaagccaatgatatataatatatatatattaatatttttaatttcaatatcaAACTAATTTTGCTGAGGAATTTTTCTTcttgactgaatttttataaaagctaTAGAGAATTTGGGGTGAAGCCAAACTCCCTTTTACCGTGACAAAACTCTCTACAGATTCTGTCGTGCATTGGTAAAGCAATTATTCTTCAGCGCGTTTAATCCACTTTTGCATGCGGTCCTCTTCATTCGGTCTTCTCTTCCATTCAAATGAATTAGTATTtggtataatatatatagtcatatatatttaaatgtatagtCTATACCAACAGCCGTACAATCGCACAACCAATGCCGATTCCTATTGTCCCTTTTCAGTATTTACTTTGATGAAACgaattggatttaaaaaaattcttctcaCGCAACTGACGTTTAATCGAACACCCCTCAACTCTCATTATTTCGTGAATTCAACTTACCAATGAGTATCTATTCATtccaaacaatttttaataatcaatattcAGATATTctcatcattaaaatttttttttccaactcaTTAGATTGCcgctatttttttaaattaactataCATCGAAACTCgacctttttattttatttaaaaaaaaaaaaattaataaaaataaagtatttttgtcaatttaatttgtaaaatatcatttttcatgacgtaaaaaatgatgtaatataaaaaaagtgaaatataatattttatttaatcaaagagaataaaaatataaaaaatttttttaacagacagTGATGATAGTGATGCAGAAGGAGGACTTGGAAATGTCAGCCGACTGATTATACGTCCGCCAGGACACAGTGGTAAAGCAAAAAAAGGTCATTTGTGCTTTGATGCAGCCTTTGAAACTGGAAACTTGGGGAGAGTGGACCTAGTTTCTGAATATGAGTATGACCTGTTCATTAGACCGGATACATGTAGCCCACGTTTACGTCTGTGGTTTAATTTTACCGTTGACAATGTTCGTGCCGACCAACgtgttatatttaatattgttaACATATCAAAAAGTCGTAATTTATTTCGTGATGGTATGACACCGTTGGTTAAAAGTACCAGTAAGCCAAGATGGCAAAGAATACCACGACGACaagtttattattacaaatcaCCGCAGCATCAAAATCATCATGTACTGACATTCGCATTTAATTTTGATCGTGAAGACGATGTTTATCAATTTTCACTATCATATCCTTACTCTTACTCGCGTTATCTCGGTCATCTTGATAATCTCTGTACAAAATGTTCAGCAGTTAAACGTGAAACATTGGCGTCATCAATTCAAAAACGTAAAGTTGAAATGATAACAATTGGAACAAATGCTGAAGAACGTCAACGAAGAGTTGTTGCTGTGTTAAGTCGCGTACATCCTGGCGAATCTCCATCATCGTTTGTCTGTCAAGGTTTAATGGATTTTTTAGTAAGCGCACATCCTATCGCTCAAGTTTTACGCGATTatgttgtttttaaaataatacccATGCTCAATCCTGATGGAGTTTTTTTAGGAAACTAcaggtaataaaaattttttttttcctgacTACGTTTATTCGCTATCTACTTATCtagtttttatgtaaaattggaaaagttggattgaatttgaaaaaaaaaaaaagttattatgtCAGAGAGTGCGATCTATGATAAGAATAATGTGAAACTCCGTTGTTTACATTAGATCAACACTGATGGGAGTTGATTTAAATCGAGCTTGGAATAGAATTTCAGAATGGATTCATCCTACTTTATCAGCGACACGTACACTCTTAGAGTCGTTAGATAAAAATTCTAATGCACCACTTGATTGCGTTATAGATTTACATGCTCATACTAATGCCAATGGATTATTTGTTTATGGAAATACTTATGATGATGTCTATAGGTAAGATTATATGACATTTTACTTTGTCTATTAAtgttctttattaattttaaatatttctgatACTTCAATTTCATatcaaaatttacttaaaaatgaaaataatttagttaataaattacgaaataaaaagttctatgactattatttatgtatcactgttaaaaatttatcttatttttGAGGATGTcattgaaattaaatgaaatttattaaatatcgattttccatataatttaaaaaatgaaagcatagtctttaataaaaatacaatttctaattaaaaattccgatTGACTCCGAATGAATTCGATTGAAATCCGATAGACTTTCAATCGGAATTCAttggtttcaatcggagtttttaatcagggatgtatctatctaaaaatatatgttctaTGTGATTTATAAAGATTTTGAGTTtggtttcaattaaaaaaattttgaaaatcagtaataaatttttttaaaaaccttaattagtttttgataattttaagtttattaaaatgttgctatgaaatttaaagtatataaaaactaattatacattaaaaaaaaaaaatattcaattggAACTATggtttttcaaataaactattacctttaaaattaattgactagTGGATATACTAGCAGACATATCTACTAGTGTACTAGTATACAAatgccccaagaaaattttcgttttcaatttataatgctcAAATTTCTTAGAGCAAGTAAACATTTTCTTGaggtgagtaaaaatttttttctaccacGAAATCCtgtttttctgtgtataagtAATGTAAAAAGCAAGTATacaaataagtaaatttatgataaaatttatgttatatattttcgaCTGATTTGAATTTGTTGATAATTTCAAGTAATTTGCTTTACAtgtcaagaaaaatttttaaccgtAAGATATTGAGTTACATGTTGTAGAATtagaacatttttttcaaacgttAATTAGTTATTGATACACGcagagaaaattttagtaaaaattacccaaaaaGTTTGATACTGTGAGGACATGTagtaaatatctaaatttttcacatgcacgttgtaaaatatactattcGATAGCATGTAATTGAAGTGCAATTTCTACTAACAAcacagtaaaaatttagttactggcTAGATGTCCTGACAGTACCAAACTTTaagggtaatttttactcaaaaattctctgcgtgttcTTGTAAATTTGTTAAGACTTTAATatcaaattctataaaaatacaataaaataaatgatgatttACTACAaactttttactaaatttttagtggattcaagaaaattttttaattcaatgcCATAAAATTGTAGttcatgtatttttaatgtttgtGTACTTGCAACTAAAATGTATGAACACAAAATTATCAAGTATAATAACATCAATAACCCAATATTTTTGCATATATTACCATAGTTGTTACtaactatataaatttaattgaatggTTTCCAAAATTAGAACATAAATTGTAGGATGTTTTGTTTTTGCTCATCAGTTATGAAagtaaacatttaatttatcaatgttgaatttcacataaaattttccataCAACCACGATGAAACGACATATATTTccgataaatatattatatttgatCGTTGTGATTTATACTATACAGAATATAATTTGCTAAATTTAATtggtatttattaatatcatgaATTACTCGTCACTAAAtctatcaaattattgttatcaagttatttaaaaatgaatttacatttatattaattttaatatactaaaataatttcaataaatttgcttacattaacaagtaaaaaatgttaacgaaaatttctaaaaaaaattggatcaaaattaaaatataagataaatttaaactgtttgtttataatttgaaa
This genomic interval from Microplitis mediator isolate UGA2020A chromosome 2, iyMicMedi2.1, whole genome shotgun sequence contains the following:
- the LOC130664068 gene encoding cytosolic carboxypeptidase 6, translating into MSDADSDSDDSDAEGGLGNVSRLIIRPPGHSGKAKKGHLCFDAAFETGNLGRVDLVSEYEYDLFIRPDTCSPRLRLWFNFTVDNVRADQRVIFNIVNISKSRNLFRDGMTPLVKSTSKPRWQRIPRRQVYYYKSPQHQNHHVLTFAFNFDREDDVYQFSLSYPYSYSRYLGHLDNLCTKCSAVKRETLASSIQKRKVEMITIGTNAEERQRRVVAVLSRVHPGESPSSFVCQGLMDFLVSAHPIAQVLRDYVVFKIIPMLNPDGVFLGNYRSTLMGVDLNRAWNRISEWIHPTLSATRTLLESLDKNSNAPLDCVIDLHAHTNANGLFVYGNTYDDVYRYERHIVLPKLLAQHTEDYNPDNTMYNQDPHKSGTARRFLCSILSEHVNCYTIQVSMYGYYRKGSPELLPYTEESYYRVGRNLARVLMEYYKLTGLIPSGLPDQPSNKRGRQSRQRYRQPRDPRPRTARTPAPLHLASIHEYFTEDLPELPTGSRYRSMSGTRMNVGPGTASAIGTTSGKNQSYRYRSPGAGPVDATKSNVLMMTQGHVEPRLAIIDFNQLTRGGLDRATGKNRAKIPRKSPDRLSKFRR